The Aerosakkonema funiforme FACHB-1375 nucleotide sequence AAGCGAATCAAGCACAAAACGCTTGGTTAAGTGCGGAACCGCTCTTGTATGCGGCTTGGAGACAGGCGACCACGAAAATTAACTTGCGATTAGGAGGACAAGTTCCTTCTTCCTTTGGGAAATTCCCAGAGTCAGAGCGAGTCGCAGCGAAAGTTCAAAATGCCAACACTAAGAACTTGGATGTTGTACCAATTTGGGAGAGCCAAGTGGAGGTTTCATCGCATTTTGAACCCCCGTCCCTTTAGGGCTGGGGTGGCTTCAGAACTCTATCTCCAAATCAGGGATAAAATTCTTGTTTCGTTCGTCTGGATAACCTCTAGGATTACAAATTACTCGCGTGCTTCCGAGCAAATAATCATGTTGACAGTGGATGTGCCCGTGTATCCATAAAGAAATACTAGATTCTTCAACAAATTTATCAAGGTTTGAGGCATAAGCAGCACTGAGAATATCATCTCGATCGCACACAGCTAAAGAGCGTTTACTTGGTGCATGATGGGTAATTACCACTATTTTGTTATTTTGGTTGTTTAACAGTTCTTCACCCAACCAGCGTAATGACTTATTATGGATGATTGCCGTATCAATAGACCGTAGTTTGCGATAATCGGGACTGACTCGAATTTTCCTGTAATCAGTCATTATTCGGGTTGCTTCATACCCAGCAATTTTAGGATCGCCAAACAAGCTAAAATCTGTCCATAACGTGCAGCCCAAGAATTTAATGTCGTTAATTATCAAGCTGTCATTCTCCAAAATATGGATATTCGTGCCTTCTGCCGATCGTTTGAGATCGTCAATATGTTTTGGAAATGCCTTTCCGTAGTACTCATGGTTACCTAAAACATAAATTACAGGCAGATCTGGAAAGTAATGTTTAGCCCAATCTACACCTTTTTTACCAACGTGAATATCCCCAGCTAGAATAATAACGTCTGCATTAGTTACCAAAGGGGTGAATTGCTCAAACTCTATATGTAAATCGCTGAGGATATGCAACTTCATTTTATTTCCTCTACCCCATTTCCATTCAAACTTTTATCTCGCCGATCGAATTCATCCAATAATTTAAAAAACGATTCAAAACCTGCCTTTTCATTAGCCAAATACAATTGTTGATATTTGCCGGATACCTATTAACTTTTTATCGCAGACAATATCTCGCTGTCCGTAGGCTCGACCGATCTTTTCCGATGGATATTCCCAGGCAGTCATTTGTCCCAATCTTAAGACATCATCTTTTATTCCAGTTCCCGAATACAAAGAAGGAACCCACAAATCGCCTTGAATTCCTCCTTTCATTTCGATGTATGCTGGCAACCAAATTGTATCTTGATAACCTTGTCTTTCTTGGAATTCAATTCGCTCGATCTGCTCAAAGGGAATCCAGAAATAGCCTTCGGGAATCACCGCTTCTAAAAAAGGCCCTAATACATCATCGGCATCGCGAATTTGCGTAAATTCTTCGCCATCCAAAATTCCCGATAATTTGGGAACTTCCTTCCAAGCTTCGTCGAGTAAAGCTTCCGCTTCTTCTATTCTCGATTCGCACAGCAGTCCCAAAGCATTGATAAATTTTGCACCGTAGGCGGGAGGTTCTTGCAAAGCTTGGGGTGCGCCTTGAAGTTGGCTCAAAAAATTGTAGCGCGATCGCTCGGCGTTGAGAATAGCGAAGTAGAACTCAGCAGCTTCCGATAATCTGGTATCTGCTAATGCTACATCGCGCAGTCGATCTTCTGCTGCATCGAAATCTTCCGCCAGCACAAGCAGTTCAAATAGAAGAAAGCTAAGGGAAGCGTTTTGAGAGTCTTCTGACACATCCCGGTAAGCTTGTGCGATCGCTTCTGTTAAATTACCTTGAATCAGCCAATCTTCGGTTTTCATTTATACTTAGTCCCCTTTGATAAAAAAAGCCTGACAGATATGTCAGGCAGTTTCTAACTTTCAGTAATTATGCTTCGCTGTTTAGTTTTGCGGAAAGCTGCTGACTGCTTGCACATTCATGCTAACTGCTGGTGCGGAAACAGGTGCGATCGCTTGTTGCAGGATCGGGGTACCCACAACCGAACTGTTAGCCAGCGTAAACAGCGGATTAGACAGAATTCCCGCCAACGAGGTAGCCAATAACATCACCACCAAACCCACTTGCAAAGGCCGCATACCGGGCAAATTCCAGCGAATTTCTGGATAATTCTGCACAGTTTCCGACATTTCTTGCGGTTCTTTCACTACCATCATCTTGACAACGCGGATGTAGTAGTAAATCGAGATAACGCTAGTCACTAACGCCAGCAACACCAAACCGTAAAGTCCAGCTTGCCAACCTGCCCAGAATAGATAAATTTTGCCAAAGAAACCGGCCAAAGGCGGAATTCCTCCCAAGGAAAGCAGACAAATGCTGAGTCCCAAAGTGAGGAGGGGGTCTTTTTGATACAAACCGGAGTACTCGCTAATTTGGTCAGTTCCCGTCCGCAGGGTGAACAAAATCACGCAGATGAAACCGCCCAAGTTCATGAACAGGTAAATCAGCATATAAAAGATCATGCTGGCATAACCTGCTTGAGTACCTGCAATCAAACCGATCATCACGAAACCGGCTTGCCCGATCGAAGAGTAAGCCAGCAGCCGTTTCATGCTAGTTTGGGCGAGGGCGACTACGTTACCCAAAACCATGCTGAGAATGGCGAGGGCGGTGAAGACAAATCGCCACTGATCGGTTACTAAGGGGAAAGCAGTTACCAGTAAGCGGATCGCAAGGGCGAAACCAGCTGCTTTGGAACCCACGGAAAGGAAGGCTACAACTGGAGTAGGCGAACCTTCGTAAACGTCAGGCGTCCACTGGTGGAAAGGTACGGCGGAGATTTTGAAGGCGATACCTGCGATCGCAAATACCAAGGCAATTACCAAACCTAAAGATTGACCGCTATCGCCTATACCGGATGCGATCGCACTCAAACGAGTTTCCCCACCCGACAAACCGTACAGCAAAGATATGCCGTACAGGAATATCGCCGAACTCGAAGCCCCAATCAACAGGTATTTCAACGCCGCTTCGTTAGAGCGAGGGTCGCGTTTGGTGTAACCTGTGAGCAGGTAAGAGGAAATACTGAGGGTTTCCAGCGCGATAAATATCGTTACCAGTTCGTCCGCCCCACAGAGGAACATACCGCCCAGCGTCGCGGTTAGCAAAATGGCGATAAATTCCCCCAAGGAAGTGCCAGATTGTTCCACGTAGCGGATGGACATCAAAATTGTCACCGCC carries:
- a CDS encoding NAD(P)H-quinone oxidoreductase subunit N translates to MSFAELAAQLNAGTIWPEGIVIITLIAVLIGDLIVGRTSARWTPYLAIAGLFASILALYFQWGSNNPIAFLGEFNGDALSIVFRGIVALSAAVTILMSIRYVEQSGTSLGEFIAILLTATLGGMFLCGADELVTIFIALETLSISSYLLTGYTKRDPRSNEAALKYLLIGASSSAIFLYGISLLYGLSGGETRLSAIASGIGDSGQSLGLVIALVFAIAGIAFKISAVPFHQWTPDVYEGSPTPVVAFLSVGSKAAGFALAIRLLVTAFPLVTDQWRFVFTALAILSMVLGNVVALAQTSMKRLLAYSSIGQAGFVMIGLIAGTQAGYASMIFYMLIYLFMNLGGFICVILFTLRTGTDQISEYSGLYQKDPLLTLGLSICLLSLGGIPPLAGFFGKIYLFWAGWQAGLYGLVLLALVTSVISIYYYIRVVKMMVVKEPQEMSETVQNYPEIRWNLPGMRPLQVGLVVMLLATSLAGILSNPLFTLANSSVVGTPILQQAIAPVSAPAVSMNVQAVSSFPQN
- a CDS encoding metallophosphoesterase, with translation MKLHILSDLHIEFEQFTPLVTNADVIILAGDIHVGKKGVDWAKHYFPDLPVIYVLGNHEYYGKAFPKHIDDLKRSAEGTNIHILENDSLIINDIKFLGCTLWTDFSLFGDPKIAGYEATRIMTDYRKIRVSPDYRKLRSIDTAIIHNKSLRWLGEELLNNQNNKIVVITHHAPSKRSLAVCDRDDILSAAYASNLDKFVEESSISLWIHGHIHCQHDYLLGSTRVICNPRGYPDERNKNFIPDLEIEF
- a CDS encoding type VI secretion system accessory protein TagJ gives rise to the protein MKTEDWLIQGNLTEAIAQAYRDVSEDSQNASLSFLLFELLVLAEDFDAAEDRLRDVALADTRLSEAAEFYFAILNAERSRYNFLSQLQGAPQALQEPPAYGAKFINALGLLCESRIEEAEALLDEAWKEVPKLSGILDGEEFTQIRDADDVLGPFLEAVIPEGYFWIPFEQIERIEFQERQGYQDTIWLPAYIEMKGGIQGDLWVPSLYSGTGIKDDVLRLGQMTAWEYPSEKIGRAYGQRDIVCDKKLIGIRQISTIVFG